In Bacillus rossius redtenbacheri isolate Brsri chromosome 9 unlocalized genomic scaffold, Brsri_v3 Brsri_v3_scf9_2, whole genome shotgun sequence, one DNA window encodes the following:
- the LOC134543251 gene encoding uncharacterized protein LOC134543251: MKKPFRFVRTNFTKSTGAAVNRVPGSCAAARRGRRPLEEKVRDEILVTRAFHSVADDKQRQPASSSPDLLDVPDLPRPPGFTSRLHFRSGGNVADVAVGCMAFSHPRPFIKQRGRMFLITVDEGATSRRRHKVVLLGDSGVGKTCLLTRFMYDTFDETHHPTVGIDFVSRTVYLRDGPTRLQVWDTAGQERFRSLVPAYVRDSGAAVVVYDVGSRDSFLRAPAWAATARDGGVGALALAGNKADLGRREVAAEEGREAAARMGASFLETSARTGLNVHALFRRLAEQLSGAGDSRRPRGPPPARETHVALVEERVGDQAGGCSC; encoded by the exons ATGAAAAAACCGTTCAGATTCGTGAGGACCAACTTCACCAAGTCCACCGGCGCGGCGGTGAACCGAGTACCTGGTTCCTG CGCCGCCGCGCGCAGGGGGCGTCGTCCCCTGGAAGAGAAAGTTCGCGACGAGATCCTCGTCACCCGCGCGTTCCACTCGGTCGCCGACGATAAACAACGCCAGCCAGCCTCCTCCTCTCCGGACCTGCTCGAC GTCCCCGACCTGCCGCGACCACCTGGCTTCACTTCCCGGCTTCACTTCAGGTCAGGGGGGAACgtagcggacgttgccgtgggcTGCATGGCCTTCTCCCACCCCCGCCCATTCATCAAACA AAGAGGGAGGATGTTCCTGATCACAGTTGACGAAGGCGCGACGAGCCGCCGCCGGCACAAGGTGGTGCTGCTGGGAGACAGCGGCGTGGGCAAGACCTGCCTGCTCACCAGGTTCATGTACGACACCTTCGACGAGACGCACCACCCCACCGTCGGCATCGACTTCGTGTCGCGCACCGTCTACCTGCGCGACGGGCCCACGCGACTGCAG GTGTGGGACACGGCGGGGCAGGAGCGCTTCCGCAGCCTGGTGCCGGCCTACGTGCGCGACTCGGGCGCCGCCGTGGTCGTGTACGACGTGGGCAGCCGCGACTCGTTCCTGCGCGCGCCCGCGTGGGCGGCGACGGCGCGCGACGGCGGCGTGGGGGCCTTGGCGCTGGCCGGCAACAAGGCGGACCTGGGGCGCCGCGAGGTGGCGGCGGAGGAGGGTCGCGAGGCGGCGGCACGCATGGGCGCCTCGTTCCTCGAGACCAGCGCCCGCACGGGCCTCAACGTGCACGCGCTGTTCCGGCGCCTGGCGGAGCAGCTGTCCGGCGCCGGGGACAGCCGCCGCCCCCGTGGGCCGCCGCCGGCGAGGGAGACACACGTGGCGCTGGTGGAGGAGCGCGTCGGCGACCAGGCCGGCGGCTGCTCGTGCTGA